In the genome of Raphanus sativus cultivar WK10039 chromosome 4, ASM80110v3, whole genome shotgun sequence, one region contains:
- the LOC108848981 gene encoding leucoanthocyanidin dioxygenase, whose product MVEVERVESLAKSGIESIPKEYIRPKEELESINDVFQEEKKQDGPQVPTIDLQNIESKDETIRGKCMEELKKAAMDWGVMHLINHGVPVELMERVKKAGEEFFGLNVEEKEKYANDQAAGKIQGYGSKLANNASGQLEWEDYFFHLVYPEDKRDLSLWPKTPSDYIEATSEYAKCLRLLATKLFKALSIGLGLEPDRLEKEVGGLEELLLQMKINYYPKCRQPELALGVEAHTDVSALTFILHNMVPGLQLFYEGKWVIAKCFPDSIVMHIGDTLEILSNGKYRSILHRGLVNKEKVRISWAVFCEPPKDKIVLKPLPEMVNAETPAKFPPRTFAQHIEHKLFRNNKQEELVPEKKDQV is encoded by the exons ATGGTTGAAGTAGAAAGAGTAGAGAGTTTAGCAAAGAGCGGAATCGAATCAATCCCAAAAGAATACATCCGTCCAAAAGAAGAACTCGAGAGCATCAACGACGTTTtccaagaagagaagaaacaagACGGTCCTCAAGTCCCCACCATCGACTTACAAAACATCGAGTCTAAAGACGAAACGATCCGTGGGAAATGCATGGAGGAGCTCAAGAAGGCTGCTATGGACTGGGGAGTGATGCATCTGATCAACCACGGCGTACCGGTTGAACTTATGGAGCGTGTGAAGAAAGCAGGAGAAGAGTTCTTCGGTTTAAACgtggaggagaaggagaagtaCGCAAACGATCAAGCCGCAGGGAAGATTCAAGGGTATGGAAGCAAGTTAGCTAACAACGCGAGCGGACAGCTGGAGTGGGAAGACTACTTCTTCCATCTTGTCTATCCTGAAGACAAGAGAGATCTATCGCTTTGGCCTAAGACACCAAGTGATTACAT AGAAGCGACGAGTGAGTACGCCAAGTGTCTTCGTTTGCTAGCAACAAAGCTCTTCAAGGCTCTCTCTATCGGTCTAGGCTTAGAGCCTGACCGTCTAGAGAAAGAAGTTGGTGGTTTAGAAGAGCTTCTTCTACAGATGAAGATAAACTATTACCCGAAATGCCGTCAGCCTGAGCTAGCGCTTGGCGTGGAAGCTCACACGGATGTAAGCGCTTTGACCTTCATTCTGCACAACATGGTTCCGGGTCTGCAGCTTTTCTACGAGGGCAAATGGGTCATTGCAAAATGTTTTCCTGATTCCATTGTGATGCACATTGGAGATACGTTGGAGATTCTTAGTAATGGCAAGTATAGGAGTATACTTCACCGTGGGTTGGTGAACAAGGAGAAGGTTAGAATCTCTTGGGCTGTGTTTTGTGAGCCACCCAAGGATAAGATCGTTCTTAAGCCGTTGCCGGAGATGGTGAATGCTGAGACTCCGGCTAAGTTTCCTCCAAGGACATTTGCTCAACATATTGAGCATAAGTTGTTTAGGAACAACAAACAAGAGGAACTTGTGCCTGAGAAAAAAGACCAAGTTTGA
- the LOC108848980 gene encoding protein TPX2 isoform X2 has product MEMDEEMEMEEMVLEVREVDMEYEFDAARWFDFTRSESPAESLAAEFWFHSAPSYAPSPFVTKLLLGEEISGDKTDASTKPEEEDVTSDGGSGMRFGIFSSQQGHNLKKVPGQPIPKGPTVSNHNKHNDNKPKFRAKPSIRPTPPRSSTLMKPTASQLAKLNYTSKSHLQVDQTHDKPLCGGTEVQAAKRQKLDGGLLRKVAGTKPEMSFVHKMPKKDITLDRNSQHPKTKITVPQEPDFATSQRAHRTRHKNDAHSEQDSTAVYRFKARPFNRKIFDAPSLPIRKKSTPKPTEFQEFHLKTSERAMQHSSAVTTRSNQGNDSYKVSEKSNITDALDGVNRESRRPIAMDISNKHDVSEGKHVFKARPLNKKILSSRGDLGVFKNSKIPLEFSFNTEKRVQPDIPTDLFSKVQHSSWFNLSIRSETKQNNGSRTRFPQEKGFKENRAHSFQAGNDVTRLATGKTVSSAEQQILSGHSETNQRWTPSRSLGIR; this is encoded by the exons ATGGAGATGGATGAAGAAATGGAAATGGAGGAGATGGTGTTGGAGGTGAGAGAGGTTGATATGGAGTACGAGTTTGATGCAGCTCGGTGGTTCGATTTCACTCGCTCTGAGTCACCAGCTGAGTCTCTGGCCGCCGAGTTCTGGTTTCACTCTGCTCCCTCCTACGCCCCCTCTC CTTTTGTGACAAAGTTGTTGCTTGGAGAGGAGATTTCTGGAGATAAGACGGATGCATCCACGAAACCGGAGGAGGAAGACGTCACATCAGATGGTG GGAGTGGAATGCGTTTTGGGATATTTTCCTCCCAACAAGGTCATAACTTGAAGAAAGTTCCAGGCCAACCCATACCCAAAG GGCCAACGGTTAGCAATCACAACAAGCACAATGATAATAAACCAAAATTCCGAGCTAAACCAAGCATCAGACCTACTCCTCCAAGGAGCTCAACCTTAATGAAACCTACTGCTAGTCAGTTAGCTAAACTAAATTATACCAG TAAATCCCATTTGCAAGTGGATCAAACTCATGACAAACCCTTATGTGGGGGGACCGAAGTTCAAGCAGCTAAACGACAGAAGCTTGATGGGGGTCTTCTTCGCAAG GTTGCTGGAACAAAGCCCGAGATGAGTTTTGTTCACAAGATGCCCAAGAAG GATATAACTCTTGATAGAAACTCACAACATCCCAAGACAAAGATTACTGTCCCACAGGAGCCTGATTTTGCTACATCGCAGAGGGCTCACAGGACACG GCACAAGAATGATGCGCACTCAGAACAGGACTCAACAGCTGTATACAGATTCAAAGCACGTCCATTTAACCGAAAG ATATTTGATGCTCCTTCATTGCCAATCCGGAAAAAGAGCACTCCGAAACCAACTGAATTCCAA GAATTCCATTTGAAGACCTCAGAAAGGGCTATGCAACATTCTTCAGCAGTAACAACAAGGTCTAATCAGGGAAATGACTCGTATAAG GTGTCAGAAAAATCTAATATAACTGATGCGCTTGACGGTGTTAACAGGGAAAGTAGGAG ACCAATCGCCATGGATATATCTAACAAGCATGATGTCTCGGAAGGGAAACATGTTTTTAAAGCTCGTCCTCTGAACAAGAAG ATACTTTCAAGCAGAGGAGACCTGGGCGTTTTCAAAAATAGCAAGATACCTTTG GAGTTTAGTTTTAATACAGAAAAGAGAGTTCAACCAGATATACCAACAGACCTTTTCAGCAAGGTACAACACAGCTCATGGTTTAAC CTCTCCATCAGATCTGAGACCAAGCAAAATAATGGATCTCGCACAAGATTTCCTCAGGAAAAG GGGTTCAAGGAAAATAGAGCGCACTCTTTCCAAGCAGGGAATGAT GTAACAAGACTGGCAACTGGAAAAACGGTTTCTTCAGCTGAACAACAGATACTATCTGGTCATAGCGAAACAAACCAGCGATGGACGCCTAGTAG GAGCTTGGGCATTCGCTGA
- the LOC108848980 gene encoding protein TPX2 isoform X3: MEMDEEMEMEEMVLEVREVDMEYEFDAARWFDFTRSESPAESLAAEFWFHSAPSYAPSPFVTKLLLGEEISGDKTDASTKPEEEDVTSDGGSGMRFGIFSSQQGHNLKKVPGQPIPKGPTVSNHNKHNDNKPKFRAKPSIRPTPPRSSTLMKPTASQLAKLNYTSKSHLQVDQTHDKPLCGGTEVQAAKRQKLDGGLLRKVEVAGTKPEMSFVHKMPKKDITLDRNSQHPKTKITVPQEPDFATSQRAHRTRHKNDAHSEQDSTAVYRFKARPFNRKIFDAPSLPIRKKSTPKPTEFQEFHLKTSERAMQHSSAVTTRSNQGNDSYKVSEKSNITDALDGVNRESRRPIAMDISNKHDVSEGKHVFKARPLNKKILSSRGDLGVFKNSKIPLEFSFNTEKRVQPDIPTDLFSKLSIRSETKQNNGSRTRFPQEKGFKENRAHSFQAGNDVTRLATGKTVSSAEQQILSGHSETNQRWTPSRSLGIR; the protein is encoded by the exons ATGGAGATGGATGAAGAAATGGAAATGGAGGAGATGGTGTTGGAGGTGAGAGAGGTTGATATGGAGTACGAGTTTGATGCAGCTCGGTGGTTCGATTTCACTCGCTCTGAGTCACCAGCTGAGTCTCTGGCCGCCGAGTTCTGGTTTCACTCTGCTCCCTCCTACGCCCCCTCTC CTTTTGTGACAAAGTTGTTGCTTGGAGAGGAGATTTCTGGAGATAAGACGGATGCATCCACGAAACCGGAGGAGGAAGACGTCACATCAGATGGTG GGAGTGGAATGCGTTTTGGGATATTTTCCTCCCAACAAGGTCATAACTTGAAGAAAGTTCCAGGCCAACCCATACCCAAAG GGCCAACGGTTAGCAATCACAACAAGCACAATGATAATAAACCAAAATTCCGAGCTAAACCAAGCATCAGACCTACTCCTCCAAGGAGCTCAACCTTAATGAAACCTACTGCTAGTCAGTTAGCTAAACTAAATTATACCAG TAAATCCCATTTGCAAGTGGATCAAACTCATGACAAACCCTTATGTGGGGGGACCGAAGTTCAAGCAGCTAAACGACAGAAGCTTGATGGGGGTCTTCTTCGCAAGGTAGAG GTTGCTGGAACAAAGCCCGAGATGAGTTTTGTTCACAAGATGCCCAAGAAG GATATAACTCTTGATAGAAACTCACAACATCCCAAGACAAAGATTACTGTCCCACAGGAGCCTGATTTTGCTACATCGCAGAGGGCTCACAGGACACG GCACAAGAATGATGCGCACTCAGAACAGGACTCAACAGCTGTATACAGATTCAAAGCACGTCCATTTAACCGAAAG ATATTTGATGCTCCTTCATTGCCAATCCGGAAAAAGAGCACTCCGAAACCAACTGAATTCCAA GAATTCCATTTGAAGACCTCAGAAAGGGCTATGCAACATTCTTCAGCAGTAACAACAAGGTCTAATCAGGGAAATGACTCGTATAAG GTGTCAGAAAAATCTAATATAACTGATGCGCTTGACGGTGTTAACAGGGAAAGTAGGAG ACCAATCGCCATGGATATATCTAACAAGCATGATGTCTCGGAAGGGAAACATGTTTTTAAAGCTCGTCCTCTGAACAAGAAG ATACTTTCAAGCAGAGGAGACCTGGGCGTTTTCAAAAATAGCAAGATACCTTTG GAGTTTAGTTTTAATACAGAAAAGAGAGTTCAACCAGATATACCAACAGACCTTTTCAGCAAG CTCTCCATCAGATCTGAGACCAAGCAAAATAATGGATCTCGCACAAGATTTCCTCAGGAAAAG GGGTTCAAGGAAAATAGAGCGCACTCTTTCCAAGCAGGGAATGAT GTAACAAGACTGGCAACTGGAAAAACGGTTTCTTCAGCTGAACAACAGATACTATCTGGTCATAGCGAAACAAACCAGCGATGGACGCCTAGTAG GAGCTTGGGCATTCGCTGA
- the LOC108854929 gene encoding probable sodium/metabolite cotransporter BASS6, chloroplastic, translating to MNTITTPKETLHLKSKLRLLPPRALHRSQRVQLLPLNTFSNSSLISPARIVSLSQGGRSIDLWRRYASDKFSDMGLDPGAGSDKIFNETTASSSSSIVETLKKANSILPHVVLASTLLALLYPPSFTWFTSRYFVPALGFLMFAVGINSNEKDFLEAFKRPKAILLGYLGQYLIKPLLGFIFGLAAVSLFHLPTPIGAGIMLVSCVSGAQLSNYATFLTDPALAPLSIVMTSLSTATAVLVTPMLSLLLIGKKLPVDVKGMISSILQVVIAPIAAGLLLNKLFPKLSNAIRPFLPVLSVLDTACCVGAPLALNINSVVSPFGATILLLVTMFHLSAFLSGYFVTGSVFRNAPDAKALQRTLSYETGMQSSLLALALATKFFQDPLVGIPPAISTVVMSLMGFTLVMIWSNEKEQRI from the exons atgaatacgATCACAACTCCCAAAGAAACTCTACATCTTAAATCAAAACTTCGTCTTCTACCACCACGAGCTCTACATCGAAGTCAACGTGTTCAACTTCTCCCGCTCAACACCTTCTCCAACTCTTCTCTGATTTCTCCAGCTCGCATTGTCTCACTTTCTCAAG GTGGGAGATCGATAGACTTGTGGCGTAGATATGCATCCGACAAGTTCTCAGACATGGGTTTGGATCCTGGAGCTGGTTCAGACAAG ATATTTAATGAGACGacggcttcttcttcttcttctatagTGGAAACATTAAAGAAAGCAAACTCAATCCTTCCTCATGTAGTCTTGGCGAGTACTCTCTTAGCTCTTCTCTACCCTCCTTCTTTCACTTGGTTCACCTCCAGGTACTTCGTACCTGCTTTAGGCTTCTTGATGTTTGCGGTTGGTATCAACTCAAACGAGAAAGACTTTCTCGAAGCTTTCAAAAGACCGAAAGCTATACTCCTCGGTTACCTTGGACAGTATCTCATCAAGCCTCTCCTTGGTTTCATCTTTGGCTTAGCTGCTGTCTCTCTTTTCCACCTCCCTACTCCTATAGGTGCTGGAATCATGTTGGTCTCGTGTGTTAGTGGAGCTCAGTTATCAAACTACGCCACTTTCTTGACTGATCCAGCATTGGCACCTCTTAGCATCGTCATGACTTCTCTATCTACCGCTACCGCGGTCCTTGTCACGCCGATGCTATCGCTCTTGCTTATAGGGAAGAAGCTGCCCGTTGATGTGAAAGGAATGATATCCAGCATTCTCCAGGTCGTGATCGCGCCTATTGCTGCAGGGTTGCTACTAAACAA gtTGTTCCCAAAACTATCCAATGCAATCAGACCGTTTCTCCCAGTTCTATCGGTTCTTGACACGGCATGCTGCGTTGGAGCGCCACTGGCGTTGAACATAAACTCGGTTGTGTCTCCGTTTGGAGCAACGATATTGTTGCTAGTAACGATGTTTCATCTCTCGGCTTTCCTCTCTGGATACTTCGTTACCGGTTCAGTCTTTAGAAACGCTCCAGACGCTAAAGCCTTGCAGAGAACATTGTCCTATGAAACTG GAATGCAGAGTAGTCTTTTGGCACTAGCGCTTGCGACAAAGTTCTTTCAAGATCCTCTTGTTGGGATCCCTCCTGCAATATCT ACGGTGGTAATGTCATTGATGGGGTTCACACTCGTTATGATATGGTCTAACGAAAAAGAGCAAAGAATTTAA
- the LOC108848980 gene encoding protein TPX2 isoform X4, which produces MEMDEEMEMEEMVLEVREVDMEYEFDAARWFDFTRSESPAESLAAEFWFHSAPSYAPSPFVTKLLLGEEISGDKTDASTKPEEEDVTSDGGSGMRFGIFSSQQGHNLKKVPGQPIPKGPTVSNHNKHNDNKPKFRAKPSIRPTPPRSSTLMKPTASQLAKLNYTSKSHLQVDQTHDKPLCGGTEVQAAKRQKLDGGLLRKVAGTKPEMSFVHKMPKKDITLDRNSQHPKTKITVPQEPDFATSQRAHRTRHKNDAHSEQDSTAVYRFKARPFNRKIFDAPSLPIRKKSTPKPTEFQEFHLKTSERAMQHSSAVTTRSNQGNDSYKVSEKSNITDALDGVNRESRRPIAMDISNKHDVSEGKHVFKARPLNKKILSSRGDLGVFKNSKIPLEFSFNTEKRVQPDIPTDLFSKLSIRSETKQNNGSRTRFPQEKGFKENRAHSFQAGNDVTRLATGKTVSSAEQQILSGHSETNQRWTPSRSLGIR; this is translated from the exons ATGGAGATGGATGAAGAAATGGAAATGGAGGAGATGGTGTTGGAGGTGAGAGAGGTTGATATGGAGTACGAGTTTGATGCAGCTCGGTGGTTCGATTTCACTCGCTCTGAGTCACCAGCTGAGTCTCTGGCCGCCGAGTTCTGGTTTCACTCTGCTCCCTCCTACGCCCCCTCTC CTTTTGTGACAAAGTTGTTGCTTGGAGAGGAGATTTCTGGAGATAAGACGGATGCATCCACGAAACCGGAGGAGGAAGACGTCACATCAGATGGTG GGAGTGGAATGCGTTTTGGGATATTTTCCTCCCAACAAGGTCATAACTTGAAGAAAGTTCCAGGCCAACCCATACCCAAAG GGCCAACGGTTAGCAATCACAACAAGCACAATGATAATAAACCAAAATTCCGAGCTAAACCAAGCATCAGACCTACTCCTCCAAGGAGCTCAACCTTAATGAAACCTACTGCTAGTCAGTTAGCTAAACTAAATTATACCAG TAAATCCCATTTGCAAGTGGATCAAACTCATGACAAACCCTTATGTGGGGGGACCGAAGTTCAAGCAGCTAAACGACAGAAGCTTGATGGGGGTCTTCTTCGCAAG GTTGCTGGAACAAAGCCCGAGATGAGTTTTGTTCACAAGATGCCCAAGAAG GATATAACTCTTGATAGAAACTCACAACATCCCAAGACAAAGATTACTGTCCCACAGGAGCCTGATTTTGCTACATCGCAGAGGGCTCACAGGACACG GCACAAGAATGATGCGCACTCAGAACAGGACTCAACAGCTGTATACAGATTCAAAGCACGTCCATTTAACCGAAAG ATATTTGATGCTCCTTCATTGCCAATCCGGAAAAAGAGCACTCCGAAACCAACTGAATTCCAA GAATTCCATTTGAAGACCTCAGAAAGGGCTATGCAACATTCTTCAGCAGTAACAACAAGGTCTAATCAGGGAAATGACTCGTATAAG GTGTCAGAAAAATCTAATATAACTGATGCGCTTGACGGTGTTAACAGGGAAAGTAGGAG ACCAATCGCCATGGATATATCTAACAAGCATGATGTCTCGGAAGGGAAACATGTTTTTAAAGCTCGTCCTCTGAACAAGAAG ATACTTTCAAGCAGAGGAGACCTGGGCGTTTTCAAAAATAGCAAGATACCTTTG GAGTTTAGTTTTAATACAGAAAAGAGAGTTCAACCAGATATACCAACAGACCTTTTCAGCAAG CTCTCCATCAGATCTGAGACCAAGCAAAATAATGGATCTCGCACAAGATTTCCTCAGGAAAAG GGGTTCAAGGAAAATAGAGCGCACTCTTTCCAAGCAGGGAATGAT GTAACAAGACTGGCAACTGGAAAAACGGTTTCTTCAGCTGAACAACAGATACTATCTGGTCATAGCGAAACAAACCAGCGATGGACGCCTAGTAG GAGCTTGGGCATTCGCTGA
- the LOC108848980 gene encoding protein TPX2 isoform X1, translating to MEMDEEMEMEEMVLEVREVDMEYEFDAARWFDFTRSESPAESLAAEFWFHSAPSYAPSPFVTKLLLGEEISGDKTDASTKPEEEDVTSDGGSGMRFGIFSSQQGHNLKKVPGQPIPKGPTVSNHNKHNDNKPKFRAKPSIRPTPPRSSTLMKPTASQLAKLNYTSKSHLQVDQTHDKPLCGGTEVQAAKRQKLDGGLLRKVEVAGTKPEMSFVHKMPKKDITLDRNSQHPKTKITVPQEPDFATSQRAHRTRHKNDAHSEQDSTAVYRFKARPFNRKIFDAPSLPIRKKSTPKPTEFQEFHLKTSERAMQHSSAVTTRSNQGNDSYKVSEKSNITDALDGVNRESRRPIAMDISNKHDVSEGKHVFKARPLNKKILSSRGDLGVFKNSKIPLEFSFNTEKRVQPDIPTDLFSKVQHSSWFNLSIRSETKQNNGSRTRFPQEKGFKENRAHSFQAGNDVTRLATGKTVSSAEQQILSGHSETNQRWTPSRSLGIR from the exons ATGGAGATGGATGAAGAAATGGAAATGGAGGAGATGGTGTTGGAGGTGAGAGAGGTTGATATGGAGTACGAGTTTGATGCAGCTCGGTGGTTCGATTTCACTCGCTCTGAGTCACCAGCTGAGTCTCTGGCCGCCGAGTTCTGGTTTCACTCTGCTCCCTCCTACGCCCCCTCTC CTTTTGTGACAAAGTTGTTGCTTGGAGAGGAGATTTCTGGAGATAAGACGGATGCATCCACGAAACCGGAGGAGGAAGACGTCACATCAGATGGTG GGAGTGGAATGCGTTTTGGGATATTTTCCTCCCAACAAGGTCATAACTTGAAGAAAGTTCCAGGCCAACCCATACCCAAAG GGCCAACGGTTAGCAATCACAACAAGCACAATGATAATAAACCAAAATTCCGAGCTAAACCAAGCATCAGACCTACTCCTCCAAGGAGCTCAACCTTAATGAAACCTACTGCTAGTCAGTTAGCTAAACTAAATTATACCAG TAAATCCCATTTGCAAGTGGATCAAACTCATGACAAACCCTTATGTGGGGGGACCGAAGTTCAAGCAGCTAAACGACAGAAGCTTGATGGGGGTCTTCTTCGCAAGGTAGAG GTTGCTGGAACAAAGCCCGAGATGAGTTTTGTTCACAAGATGCCCAAGAAG GATATAACTCTTGATAGAAACTCACAACATCCCAAGACAAAGATTACTGTCCCACAGGAGCCTGATTTTGCTACATCGCAGAGGGCTCACAGGACACG GCACAAGAATGATGCGCACTCAGAACAGGACTCAACAGCTGTATACAGATTCAAAGCACGTCCATTTAACCGAAAG ATATTTGATGCTCCTTCATTGCCAATCCGGAAAAAGAGCACTCCGAAACCAACTGAATTCCAA GAATTCCATTTGAAGACCTCAGAAAGGGCTATGCAACATTCTTCAGCAGTAACAACAAGGTCTAATCAGGGAAATGACTCGTATAAG GTGTCAGAAAAATCTAATATAACTGATGCGCTTGACGGTGTTAACAGGGAAAGTAGGAG ACCAATCGCCATGGATATATCTAACAAGCATGATGTCTCGGAAGGGAAACATGTTTTTAAAGCTCGTCCTCTGAACAAGAAG ATACTTTCAAGCAGAGGAGACCTGGGCGTTTTCAAAAATAGCAAGATACCTTTG GAGTTTAGTTTTAATACAGAAAAGAGAGTTCAACCAGATATACCAACAGACCTTTTCAGCAAGGTACAACACAGCTCATGGTTTAAC CTCTCCATCAGATCTGAGACCAAGCAAAATAATGGATCTCGCACAAGATTTCCTCAGGAAAAG GGGTTCAAGGAAAATAGAGCGCACTCTTTCCAAGCAGGGAATGAT GTAACAAGACTGGCAACTGGAAAAACGGTTTCTTCAGCTGAACAACAGATACTATCTGGTCATAGCGAAACAAACCAGCGATGGACGCCTAGTAG GAGCTTGGGCATTCGCTGA
- the LOC108848980 gene encoding protein TPX2 isoform X5 — MEMDEEMEMEEMVLEVREVDMEYEFDAARWFDFTRSESPAESLAAEFWFHSAPSYAPSPFVTKLLLGEEISGDKTDASTKPEEEDVTSDGGSGMRFGIFSSQQGHNLKKVPGQPIPKGPTVSNHNKHNDNKPKFRAKPSIRPTPPRSSTLMKPTASQLAKLNYTSKSHLQVDQTHDKPLCGGTEVQAAKRQKLDGGLLRKVAGTKPEMSFVHKMPKKDITLDRNSQHPKTKITVPQEPDFATSQRAHRTRHKNDAHSEQDSTAVYRFKARPFNRKIFDAPSLPIRKKSTPKPTEFQEFHLKTSERAMQHSSAVTTRSNQGNDSYKVSEKSNITDALDGVNRESRRYDL; from the exons ATGGAGATGGATGAAGAAATGGAAATGGAGGAGATGGTGTTGGAGGTGAGAGAGGTTGATATGGAGTACGAGTTTGATGCAGCTCGGTGGTTCGATTTCACTCGCTCTGAGTCACCAGCTGAGTCTCTGGCCGCCGAGTTCTGGTTTCACTCTGCTCCCTCCTACGCCCCCTCTC CTTTTGTGACAAAGTTGTTGCTTGGAGAGGAGATTTCTGGAGATAAGACGGATGCATCCACGAAACCGGAGGAGGAAGACGTCACATCAGATGGTG GGAGTGGAATGCGTTTTGGGATATTTTCCTCCCAACAAGGTCATAACTTGAAGAAAGTTCCAGGCCAACCCATACCCAAAG GGCCAACGGTTAGCAATCACAACAAGCACAATGATAATAAACCAAAATTCCGAGCTAAACCAAGCATCAGACCTACTCCTCCAAGGAGCTCAACCTTAATGAAACCTACTGCTAGTCAGTTAGCTAAACTAAATTATACCAG TAAATCCCATTTGCAAGTGGATCAAACTCATGACAAACCCTTATGTGGGGGGACCGAAGTTCAAGCAGCTAAACGACAGAAGCTTGATGGGGGTCTTCTTCGCAAG GTTGCTGGAACAAAGCCCGAGATGAGTTTTGTTCACAAGATGCCCAAGAAG GATATAACTCTTGATAGAAACTCACAACATCCCAAGACAAAGATTACTGTCCCACAGGAGCCTGATTTTGCTACATCGCAGAGGGCTCACAGGACACG GCACAAGAATGATGCGCACTCAGAACAGGACTCAACAGCTGTATACAGATTCAAAGCACGTCCATTTAACCGAAAG ATATTTGATGCTCCTTCATTGCCAATCCGGAAAAAGAGCACTCCGAAACCAACTGAATTCCAA GAATTCCATTTGAAGACCTCAGAAAGGGCTATGCAACATTCTTCAGCAGTAACAACAAGGTCTAATCAGGGAAATGACTCGTATAAG GTGTCAGAAAAATCTAATATAACTGATGCGCTTGACGGTGTTAACAGGGAAAGTAGGAGGTATGACCtataa
- the LOC108837049 gene encoding zinc finger A20 and AN1 domain-containing stress-associated protein 9, giving the protein MGSEQNDSTSFTQSSEPKLCANGCGFFGSPSNMDLCSKCYRDICAEEAQTAVAKAAVEKSFKPPPTLFIAEPDVADKAVATAAVLVVAEPSSSAAVPEQNEPSKPPARPNRCLCCNKKVGIFGFKCKCGSTFCGEHRYPERHDCSFDFKEAGRGEIAKANPVIKADKLQRF; this is encoded by the coding sequence ATGGGTTCTGAACAGAATGATAGCACGAGCTTCACACAATCATCAGAGCCGAAGCTGTGTGCAAACGGATGTGGTTTCTTCGGTTCACCTTCAAACATGGATCTGTGTTCGAAATGCTACCGAGACATATGCGCAGAGGAAGCTCAAACAGCTGTTGCAAAAGCTGCTGTTGAGAAATCTTTCAAGCCTCCTCCTACCCTCTTCATAGCCGAGCCGGATGTGGCAGATAAGGCAGTTGCTACCGCTGCTGTTCTTGTGGTGGCCGAGCCATCTTCTTCTGCTGCAGTTCCTGAACAGAACGAACCGTCCAAACCACCTGCGAGGCCTAACCGGTGTCTATGTTGCAATAAGAAGGTTGGGATATTTGGTTTCAAGTGCAAATGCGGGAGCACTTTCTGTGGCGAACACCGGTACCCTGAGAGACATGATTGCAGCTTTGATTTCAAAGAAGCTGGGCGTGGTGAGATTGCAAAAGCCAATCCGGTTATTAAAGCTGATAAGCTTCAAAGGTTCTGA